A DNA window from Pseudomonas wuhanensis contains the following coding sequences:
- a CDS encoding DUF6124 family protein has product MIKETPNPPETDDVSPYESPNSKKLNEAAERALNHYLNPAALKSPTIRKPSTMYMLAPAIKDEDLLAHTCESLAQARVMASNFATYLEGPHRNTAMAIQQIVMLAELAVNRMLDNLNVPKPAPHS; this is encoded by the coding sequence ATGATCAAAGAAACACCGAACCCTCCGGAAACCGACGACGTTTCCCCCTACGAATCCCCCAACTCCAAGAAACTCAACGAAGCCGCCGAACGCGCGCTGAATCACTACCTCAACCCCGCTGCCCTCAAATCACCGACCATCCGCAAACCCAGCACGATGTATATGCTCGCACCGGCGATCAAAGACGAAGACCTGTTGGCCCACACCTGTGAATCGTTGGCCCAGGCCAGAGTGATGGCCAGCAATTTTGCGACCTATCTGGAAGGTCCGCATCGGAATACGGCCATGGCGATTCAGCAGATCGTCATGCTGGCCGAGCTGGCGGTGAACCGGATGCTGGATAACCTCAACGTACCAAAACCCGCGCCACACAGCTGA
- a CDS encoding 2-hydroxyacid dehydrogenase — MKKTVLAFSRITPPMIERLQQDFDVIVPNPKNGDINAQFNEALPHAHGLIGVGRKLGRAQLENASKLEVVSSVSVGYDNYDLAYFNERGIMLTNTPDVLTESTADLAFALLMSSARRVAELDAWTKAGQWQATVGAPLFGSDVHGKTLGIVGMGNIGAAIARRGRLGFNMPIIYSGNSRKTELEQELGAQFRSLDQLLAEADFVCLVVPLSEKTRHLISHRELALMKPSAILVNIARGPVVDEPALIEALQNNRIRGAGLDVYEKEPLAESPLFQLKNAVTLPHIGSATHETRDAMANRALANLRSALLGERPQDLVSPQVWKG; from the coding sequence ATGAAAAAAACCGTCCTCGCCTTCAGCCGCATCACCCCACCGATGATCGAACGTCTGCAACAAGACTTCGACGTGATCGTGCCGAACCCGAAAAACGGCGACATCAACGCCCAGTTCAATGAAGCCCTGCCCCACGCCCACGGCCTGATCGGCGTCGGTCGCAAACTCGGTCGCGCGCAACTGGAAAACGCCAGCAAACTGGAAGTGGTCTCCAGCGTCTCGGTCGGCTACGACAATTACGACCTCGCCTACTTCAACGAACGCGGGATCATGCTCACCAACACCCCCGACGTACTCACCGAAAGCACCGCCGACCTGGCCTTCGCCTTGCTCATGAGCAGTGCCCGCCGCGTCGCCGAGCTGGACGCCTGGACCAAGGCCGGCCAATGGCAAGCCACCGTCGGCGCGCCGTTGTTCGGTAGCGATGTGCATGGCAAAACCTTAGGCATCGTCGGCATGGGTAACATCGGCGCGGCCATCGCCCGGCGTGGTCGGCTGGGCTTCAACATGCCGATTATCTACAGTGGCAACAGCCGCAAGACCGAACTGGAACAGGAACTCGGTGCGCAGTTCCGCAGCCTCGACCAACTGCTGGCCGAAGCCGATTTCGTCTGCCTGGTGGTGCCGCTCAGCGAAAAAACCAGACACCTGATCAGTCACCGCGAACTGGCGCTGATGAAACCGAGCGCCATTCTGGTGAACATCGCCCGCGGCCCCGTAGTGGACGAACCGGCGCTGATCGAAGCGCTGCAAAACAACCGGATTCGCGGTGCCGGGCTGGACGTCTACGAGAAAGAACCGTTGGCCGAGTCGCCATTGTTCCAACTGAAAAACGCCGTGACCTTGCCGCATATCGGCTCCGCGACTCACGAAACCCGTGACGCCATGGCCAACCGTGCCTTGGCCAACTTGCGCAGTGCCTTGTTGGGTGAGCGGCCGCAAGATCTGGTGAGTCCACAAGTGTGGAAAGGCTGA
- a CDS encoding DMT family transporter, with product MNLSLYLLTVLIWGTTWIALKWQLGVVAIPVSIVYRFGLAALVLFALLLLSRRLQVMNRRGHLICLAQGLCLFCINFMCFLTASQWIPSGLVAVVFSTATLWNAFNARVFFGQKIARNVLMGGALGLLGLGLLFWPELAGHTASPETLLGLGLALLGTLCFSAGNMLSSLQQKAGLKPLTTNAWGMAYGAAMLSAWCLVKGIPFDMEWNARYIGSLLYLVIPGSVIGFTAYLTLVGRMGPERAAYCTVLFPVVALNVSAFAEGYQWTAPALVGLVLVMLGNVLVFRKPRTSMVQGNGKLA from the coding sequence ATGAACCTTTCGTTGTATTTATTGACCGTGCTGATCTGGGGCACCACCTGGATTGCCTTGAAATGGCAACTGGGCGTGGTGGCGATTCCGGTGTCGATCGTCTATCGCTTTGGCCTCGCCGCGTTGGTGCTGTTCGCGCTGTTGCTGCTCAGCCGGCGCTTGCAGGTGATGAACCGTCGCGGGCATCTGATTTGCCTGGCTCAGGGCCTGTGCCTGTTCTGCATCAATTTCATGTGTTTCCTCACCGCCAGCCAGTGGATCCCCAGCGGTCTGGTCGCCGTGGTGTTTTCCACCGCCACCCTGTGGAATGCCTTCAACGCACGGGTGTTTTTCGGTCAGAAAATCGCTCGCAATGTACTGATGGGCGGTGCACTGGGGTTGCTCGGATTGGGCCTGTTGTTCTGGCCAGAGCTGGCCGGTCATACCGCCAGCCCCGAAACCTTGCTCGGATTGGGCTTGGCGTTGCTCGGCACCTTGTGTTTCTCGGCGGGTAACATGCTGTCGAGTTTGCAACAGAAAGCTGGCCTGAAACCCCTGACCACCAATGCTTGGGGCATGGCTTACGGCGCGGCGATGTTGTCGGCGTGGTGCCTGGTCAAAGGCATCCCGTTCGACATGGAATGGAATGCCCGCTACATCGGCTCGTTGCTGTACCTGGTGATTCCGGGCTCGGTGATCGGCTTCACCGCCTACCTGACGCTGGTCGGGCGCATGGGGCCGGAGCGGGCGGCGTATTGCACCGTACTCTTTCCGGTGGTGGCGCTGAACGTGTCGGCGTTTGCCGAAGGCTATCAATGGACGGCGCCGGCACTGGTGGGGCTGGTGTTGGTGATGTTGGGGAATGTGCTGGTGTTCCGTAAACCCAGGACGTCGATGGTGCAAGGAAACGGTAAATTGGCGTGA
- a CDS encoding AraC family transcriptional regulator: MAALETLQVFQALNRSPNARLEHSAELGDGMAAALWNNHHDAQDYEAPSHHTLSCYIAGGTGTFRRDQPGTKGGPDKLCILPADHQSGWVINGDIRLAHLYFSPEQFALGCVTLLDREPRELQLRERTFLEDPQQARRFRQLIALNWDEPGERLLTSSLAHEMLSHALLSQVGVRQGLRLKGGLAAHQRRQLVEFIDHQMAEAISLGQLAALCALSEYHFARMFRVSFGLPPHQYVLARRLSRARELLRGTSQPLGDIALACGFASASHFTNRFRQALGGTPGEYRQAFLR, from the coding sequence ATGGCCGCACTGGAAACCCTGCAAGTCTTTCAAGCGCTTAACCGCTCGCCCAATGCTCGTCTGGAGCACAGCGCCGAGCTCGGTGACGGCATGGCTGCAGCTTTGTGGAACAACCACCATGATGCCCAGGACTACGAAGCGCCGAGCCATCACACCCTGTCGTGCTATATCGCCGGCGGCACCGGCACCTTTCGCCGCGACCAGCCCGGCACCAAGGGCGGCCCGGACAAGCTGTGCATCTTGCCGGCCGACCATCAGTCAGGCTGGGTGATCAATGGCGATATTCGCCTGGCCCACCTGTATTTCAGCCCCGAACAATTTGCCCTGGGCTGCGTCACGCTGCTGGATCGTGAACCGCGGGAATTGCAGTTGCGCGAGCGCACCTTCCTCGAAGACCCGCAGCAGGCCCGGCGCTTTCGGCAGTTGATCGCCCTCAACTGGGACGAACCGGGCGAACGCCTGCTCACCAGTAGCCTGGCCCATGAAATGCTTAGCCATGCCCTGCTCAGCCAGGTTGGCGTGCGCCAGGGCTTGCGCCTCAAGGGTGGGTTGGCGGCGCATCAGCGGCGGCAGTTGGTGGAGTTCATCGACCATCAAATGGCCGAAGCGATCAGCCTCGGGCAGTTGGCGGCGTTGTGTGCGCTGTCGGAATACCACTTTGCACGGATGTTTCGTGTGAGCTTCGGTTTGCCGCCGCATCAGTATGTGCTGGCGCGGCGGTTGAGCCGCGCGCGGGAGCTGTTGCGCGGGACGTCGCAGCCACTGGGGGATATTGCGTTGGCCTGTGGGTTTGCCAGTGCGAGCCATTTCACCAATCGGTTTCGCCAGGCGCTGGGTGGCACGCCTGGGGAATATCGGCAGGCGTTTTTGCGCTAG
- a CDS encoding sigma-70 family RNA polymerase sigma factor, with translation MSSASTVEVLYHAHHNWLTGWLRRKLGCPDSAADLAQDTFIRVLTARETPHIIEPRAFLTTIAKRVLFNHYRRQDLERAYLDALAQMPEIVAPSEEDRAIILQTLMELDQLLDGLPRLVKRAFLLAQLDGLTYPQIATELGISIATVKRHLNKAAMRCYFAR, from the coding sequence TTGTCGTCAGCCTCTACCGTCGAAGTCCTTTATCACGCCCATCACAACTGGCTCACCGGTTGGCTGCGGCGCAAACTCGGCTGCCCTGACAGCGCCGCGGATCTGGCTCAGGACACATTCATTCGAGTGCTGACGGCACGGGAAACGCCCCATATCATCGAGCCGCGGGCGTTCCTCACCACCATCGCCAAGCGCGTGCTGTTCAATCATTACCGTCGTCAGGATCTGGAGCGCGCCTACCTCGATGCGCTGGCGCAGATGCCGGAAATCGTCGCGCCGTCGGAGGAGGACCGGGCGATCATCCTGCAAACGTTGATGGAGCTCGACCAGCTGCTAGACGGCCTGCCACGCCTGGTCAAACGCGCCTTTTTGTTGGCTCAGCTCGATGGTTTGACTTATCCACAGATCGCCACCGAACTGGGCATTTCCATTGCCACCGTCAAACGGCACCTAAACAAAGCGGCGATGCGCTGCTACTTCGCACGATGA
- a CDS encoding FecR domain-containing protein: MNSPADFSSQVAEQAVHWWMEIQQGPLSPRQQIAWQQWLDAHGEHRRAWEHIQRVNQRLRGLSSPLAHAALNAPKSAGRRQALKLLLILGAGSAVTWAMREHNPLTPLLADYRSPIGQRRKVSLGDGSQVQLNTASSVDVRVDGQQRLIRLFEGEMLLTAAQAFQVQTAQGLLKTQGGRLNVRQFADHTHVAVFEGSIELTPHGGAPLMLQTARQLSFGARGISAPLPLDANNGAWVDGMLVAAHMRLGDFLDELGRYRRGQLKCATNVADLLISGTYPLDNSERILDLLEISLPVKVRRFTRYWVTVEARA; the protein is encoded by the coding sequence ATGAACAGCCCTGCGGATTTTTCCTCTCAAGTCGCCGAGCAGGCCGTGCACTGGTGGATGGAAATCCAGCAAGGGCCGTTGAGCCCGCGCCAGCAAATCGCCTGGCAGCAATGGCTCGATGCTCACGGTGAACATCGACGGGCCTGGGAACACATTCAGCGGGTCAATCAACGCTTGCGCGGGTTGTCTTCACCACTGGCCCATGCCGCCCTCAACGCACCAAAATCCGCCGGCCGTCGTCAGGCGTTGAAGCTGTTGCTGATTCTCGGTGCGGGTTCGGCGGTCACCTGGGCCATGCGCGAGCACAATCCGCTGACGCCGTTGCTGGCCGACTACCGCAGCCCGATCGGCCAGCGACGTAAAGTGTCGCTCGGTGATGGCAGCCAAGTGCAGCTCAACACCGCCAGTTCGGTCGATGTGCGAGTCGACGGTCAGCAGCGGCTGATCCGCTTGTTTGAGGGCGAGATGTTGCTGACCGCCGCCCAAGCGTTTCAAGTACAGACCGCACAAGGCCTGTTGAAAACCCAAGGCGGACGGCTGAACGTGCGGCAGTTTGCCGATCACACTCACGTGGCGGTGTTCGAAGGCAGCATCGAATTGACGCCCCATGGCGGCGCACCGCTGATGCTGCAAACCGCCCGACAGTTGAGCTTCGGCGCACGCGGCATCAGCGCTCCCTTGCCACTGGACGCCAACAACGGCGCCTGGGTCGACGGCATGCTGGTGGCCGCGCACATGCGCCTGGGAGATTTCCTCGATGAACTCGGTCGCTATCGCCGGGGGCAGCTCAAGTGCGCGACGAATGTTGCCGATCTGCTGATCTCCGGGACTTATCCACTGGACAACAGCGAGCGGATTCTTGATCTGCTGGAAATCAGTTTGCCGGTGAAGGTGAGGCGTTTTACCCGGTATTGGGTGACGGTTGAGGCACGGGCCTGA
- the fecA gene encoding TonB-dependent Fe(3+) dicitrate receptor FecA — MQLTRVTPLTRTLRQLLLGVSLSFGVLPLVHAADAKPYHIAPSSLESALNQFGREAGVLISFGSQVTSGVQSRGLEGNYTPSQGLNALLEGTGLQARAEGDNAFSLQPAGDATLELDTSKVVGDWLGDAAQTNVFEHPGARDVIRREAFERQGATQARDVLNRMPGVNAPDNNGTGSHDMALNFGIRGLNPRLASRSTVLMDGIPVPFAPYGQPQLSFAPISMGNMDAVDVVRGGGAVRYGPQNVGGVVNFVTRAIPDEPTVKGGFQTETSPSSSHDGFKTTGNLLAGGTADNGLGGAILYSGTRGGDWREHSDTEIDDLILKGKYQLDDANSFNAMAQYYEGKADMPGGLNVADYDADPYQSTRPKDQFWGRRTMFNFGYRYQEDRREFTANTFFTKTLRSGYLDQGTFLSLSPREYWVRGLETRFAQGFDLGQTSHEVGVGYRYINEAGHELRYRTPIASNEYPTTNSRNDRDTRGGTEANAFFVDDRIDIGKWTITPGIRYEMIESQQTNNLTNVKYKGDYNTALPALNVLYHLTDSWNLYANTEGSFGSVQYSQMPNRVTSGEVKPEKARTWELGTRYDNGALRAEIGAFLINFDNQYESNQTNDSVIARGETRHQGIETSINYALDDLSPALAGFDVYATYAYVDASIREDGPNKGNRVPFSSKHKGTLGVGYTEGAWKLNLDSSYQSDQFADNANTSAESADGSTGKIPGYMLFSSRAAYDFGPKLSDLNVAVGVKNIFNHQYFTRSFDDNNKGKYVGEPRTVYVQTSIAF; from the coding sequence ATGCAACTCACCCGCGTCACACCGCTGACCCGCACCTTGCGCCAACTCTTGCTGGGCGTCAGCCTGAGCTTCGGCGTTCTGCCACTGGTGCACGCCGCTGATGCCAAGCCGTATCACATCGCACCGTCCTCGCTGGAGAGTGCACTTAACCAATTCGGCCGTGAAGCCGGCGTGCTGATCTCCTTTGGCTCACAAGTCACCAGCGGTGTGCAAAGTCGCGGCCTGGAAGGCAACTACACCCCTTCGCAGGGCTTGAACGCGCTGCTCGAAGGCACCGGCCTGCAAGCCCGCGCCGAGGGCGATAATGCCTTCAGCCTGCAACCGGCGGGTGATGCGACGCTGGAGCTGGACACCTCTAAAGTGGTCGGCGACTGGCTTGGCGATGCGGCGCAAACCAACGTCTTCGAACACCCCGGCGCTCGCGACGTGATCCGCCGCGAAGCATTCGAACGCCAGGGCGCGACTCAGGCCAGGGATGTGCTCAACCGCATGCCCGGGGTCAATGCGCCGGACAACAACGGCACTGGCAGCCATGACATGGCACTGAACTTCGGCATTCGCGGGCTCAACCCACGGCTGGCTTCACGCTCCACGGTATTGATGGACGGCATTCCGGTGCCCTTCGCCCCTTATGGTCAGCCGCAGCTTTCATTCGCGCCGATCAGCATGGGCAACATGGACGCGGTCGACGTGGTGCGCGGCGGCGGTGCGGTGCGCTACGGTCCGCAGAACGTCGGCGGTGTGGTCAACTTCGTGACCCGCGCCATTCCCGATGAGCCGACGGTCAAGGGCGGCTTCCAGACCGAAACCAGCCCATCGTCCAGCCATGACGGCTTCAAAACCACCGGCAATTTGCTGGCCGGCGGTACGGCCGATAACGGTCTGGGCGGCGCGATTCTGTACTCGGGCACCCGCGGTGGCGACTGGCGCGAACACAGCGACACCGAAATCGACGACCTGATCCTCAAGGGCAAATACCAGCTTGATGACGCCAACAGCTTCAACGCCATGGCCCAATATTACGAAGGCAAGGCCGACATGCCCGGCGGCCTGAACGTCGCCGATTACGACGCCGATCCGTACCAGTCGACCCGCCCGAAAGACCAGTTCTGGGGCCGCCGCACGATGTTCAACTTCGGCTATCGCTATCAGGAAGATCGCCGCGAGTTCACCGCCAATACCTTCTTCACCAAGACCCTGCGCAGCGGTTATCTGGACCAGGGCACGTTCCTTTCACTGTCGCCACGCGAGTATTGGGTACGTGGCCTGGAAACCCGTTTCGCCCAAGGCTTCGATCTCGGCCAGACCAGCCATGAAGTCGGCGTCGGCTATCGCTACATCAACGAAGCCGGCCACGAACTGCGCTACCGCACGCCGATCGCCAGCAACGAATATCCGACCACCAACAGCCGCAACGACCGCGATACGCGGGGCGGCACCGAGGCCAATGCGTTCTTCGTCGACGACCGGATCGATATCGGCAAGTGGACGATCACGCCGGGCATCCGCTACGAAATGATCGAGTCGCAGCAGACCAACAACCTGACCAACGTGAAATACAAGGGTGACTACAACACCGCCCTGCCGGCGCTGAACGTGCTCTATCACCTGACCGACAGCTGGAACCTCTACGCCAACACCGAAGGCTCATTTGGCAGCGTGCAGTACAGCCAGATGCCCAACCGGGTGACCAGCGGCGAAGTCAAACCGGAGAAGGCGCGCACCTGGGAGCTGGGTACCCGGTACGACAACGGCGCCTTGCGGGCAGAGATTGGTGCGTTCCTGATCAACTTCGATAACCAGTATGAAAGCAATCAAACCAACGACTCGGTGATCGCCCGAGGTGAAACACGTCATCAAGGCATCGAAACCAGCATCAATTACGCCCTCGACGACTTGAGCCCGGCGCTGGCCGGTTTCGATGTGTACGCAACTTACGCCTATGTTGACGCGAGCATCCGCGAAGACGGGCCGAACAAGGGCAATCGCGTGCCGTTCTCTTCGAAACACAAAGGCACGCTCGGCGTCGGTTATACCGAAGGCGCGTGGAAACTGAATCTGGACAGCAGCTATCAGAGTGATCAGTTCGCTGACAACGCCAATACCTCGGCCGAAAGCGCCGATGGCAGCACCGGCAAGATTCCGGGGTATATGTTGTTCAGCAGCCGTGCGGCGTATGACTTCGGGCCGAAGTTGTCGGACCTGAACGTGGCGGTGGGGGTGAAGAACATCTTCAACCACCAGTACTTCACCCGCTCGTTCGATGACAACAATAAAGGCAAGTACGTGGGGGAACCGCGGACGGTGTATGTGCAGACTTCAATCGCGTTTTGA
- a CDS encoding HPF/RaiA family ribosome-associated protein, producing the protein MQIQVNSDNHIQSSIRLEEWVRTTIESTLERYEEDLTRVEVHLRDENGDKLGPHDIRCQLEARPKGHQPISVTHKAANLELAIDGAAEKLEHALEHLFGKLRGKPRAAVVPFERPTADALLEDEFLENEQAAQNG; encoded by the coding sequence ATGCAAATCCAAGTCAATAGCGATAACCATATTCAAAGCAGCATCCGACTGGAGGAGTGGGTACGTACTACCATTGAGAGCACGCTCGAACGTTATGAGGAGGACCTGACCCGCGTCGAGGTCCATCTGCGGGACGAGAACGGCGACAAGCTCGGTCCCCACGATATACGCTGCCAGCTGGAAGCGAGGCCAAAAGGCCACCAACCGATTTCTGTCACCCATAAAGCCGCTAACCTGGAACTGGCGATCGACGGTGCGGCCGAAAAACTCGAACATGCGCTTGAACATCTGTTCGGCAAACTGCGGGGCAAACCACGTGCCGCTGTGGTGCCGTTCGAAAGGCCTACTGCCGATGCGCTGCTGGAAGACGAGTTTCTCGAGAACGAACAGGCTGCACAAAACGGCTGA
- a CDS encoding LysR substrate-binding domain-containing protein → MSRQLHAQTYVWLHVFSCAARHLSFTRCAEELHITPGAVSQQIRQLEERLGFRLFHRRARGVELSAEGQRLAITVNEAYGSIDAELRRLDAGMISGILRLRSIPSFLSKWLTPRLPRLQQRFPDIQLRLVAEDSSVPLHEGDFDLAIDLNDGSYPGLLSTALLDEQIFPVCAPNLLRGRPPLHGPADLVHFPLLHDITAWRGSYEYAEWEFYLNAIGFEGADVRRGHTFNRNHLTIEAAIAGMGVAIARRTLLNDELERGTLIVPFGLAVPNHKRYVLLYAPGALSHPGVRAVHDWLVEEAGIFRSLHPLAERQM, encoded by the coding sequence ATGAGTCGCCAATTGCACGCCCAGACCTACGTCTGGCTGCACGTGTTTTCGTGTGCCGCGCGGCACTTGTCCTTCACCCGTTGCGCCGAAGAACTGCACATCACGCCGGGGGCGGTCAGTCAGCAAATTCGCCAACTGGAAGAGCGGCTAGGTTTTCGCCTGTTTCATCGTCGCGCCCGGGGCGTGGAATTGAGCGCCGAAGGCCAGCGATTGGCTATCACCGTCAACGAGGCCTACGGCAGCATTGATGCGGAATTGCGACGACTGGATGCGGGAATGATCAGCGGGATTTTGCGGTTGCGCTCAATTCCCTCGTTCCTGAGCAAATGGCTGACCCCCAGGTTGCCGCGTTTGCAGCAGCGCTTTCCGGATATTCAGCTGCGGCTGGTGGCTGAGGACAGCAGTGTTCCGTTGCACGAAGGCGACTTCGATCTGGCGATTGACCTGAACGACGGCAGCTACCCCGGATTGTTATCCACAGCCTTGCTGGATGAGCAGATCTTTCCGGTGTGTGCCCCCAACCTGTTGCGCGGAAGGCCGCCACTGCATGGCCCGGCGGACCTGGTGCATTTTCCGTTGCTGCACGACATCACCGCCTGGCGCGGCAGTTACGAGTACGCGGAATGGGAGTTTTATCTCAACGCCATCGGCTTCGAGGGCGCGGATGTACGGCGCGGGCATACCTTCAATCGCAATCACCTGACCATCGAAGCGGCGATTGCCGGGATGGGCGTGGCGATTGCGCGGCGAACGCTGCTCAACGATGAACTGGAGCGCGGGACGTTGATCGTGCCGTTTGGCCTGGCGGTGCCCAATCACAAGCGTTACGTGCTGCTCTATGCGCCGGGCGCGCTGAGTCATCCGGGTGTACGCGCGGTGCATGACTGGCTGGTGGAGGAGGCGGGGATATTTCGTAGCCTGCACCCGCTGGCGGAGCGGCAGATGTGA
- a CDS encoding L-serine ammonia-lyase, producing MAISVFDLFKVGIGPSSSHTVGPMRAAATFAQALIDQGLLADVRRVEIRLYGSLSATGVGHATDRACIMGLMGEWPDSIDPNSIDSRIQHLRETGELSLAGKSTIAFNWQHDLLLLDESLSYHPNAMSLTAFGETGELFEQTYYSVGGGFIIEAAEAESGIAPSSDVVLPYDFSSAAELLKLCNQHGLRVSELMMANERAWRSDAEIRQGLLHIWSVMRECVEQGLRHEGILPGGLNVPRRAAKLHRSLLEIGKPNVISSTLSAMEWVNLFALAVNEENAAGGRMVTAPTNGAAGIIPAVLHYYMKFNPDASDDDVVAFFLGAAAVGILCKKNASISGAEVGCQGEVGSACAMAAAGLADVLGATPEQLENAAEIGLEHNLGLTCDPVGGLVQVPCIERNAIAAVKAINATQMALRGDGKHFISLDRVIRTMRDTGADMHDKYKETSRGGLAVSWVEC from the coding sequence ATGGCTATCAGTGTTTTCGATCTCTTCAAAGTCGGCATCGGTCCGTCCAGTTCCCACACCGTCGGCCCTATGCGTGCCGCCGCGACCTTCGCCCAGGCACTGATTGACCAGGGTTTACTGGCCGACGTACGGCGGGTAGAAATCCGCCTTTATGGTTCGCTTTCGGCCACCGGCGTCGGCCACGCGACCGACCGTGCCTGCATCATGGGCCTGATGGGCGAATGGCCAGACAGTATTGATCCGAACTCAATCGACAGCCGAATCCAGCATCTGCGCGAAACAGGCGAATTGTCCCTGGCCGGCAAATCGACCATTGCGTTCAACTGGCAGCACGACCTCCTGCTGCTCGACGAGAGCCTGTCCTACCACCCAAACGCCATGTCCCTGACAGCCTTCGGCGAAACCGGTGAGCTGTTCGAGCAGACGTACTACTCGGTAGGCGGTGGTTTCATCATCGAGGCGGCCGAAGCCGAGTCTGGCATTGCCCCTTCCAGCGACGTAGTGCTGCCGTACGATTTTTCCAGCGCCGCCGAGTTGCTCAAGCTCTGTAACCAGCACGGTCTGCGGGTTTCCGAGCTGATGATGGCCAATGAACGGGCCTGGCGCAGCGACGCCGAGATCCGCCAAGGGTTGCTGCATATCTGGTCGGTGATGCGCGAGTGCGTCGAGCAAGGTCTGCGTCACGAAGGCATCCTGCCCGGCGGTCTGAATGTTCCGCGCCGCGCCGCGAAATTGCACCGCAGTCTGTTGGAAATCGGCAAACCGAATGTCATCAGCTCCACCCTGTCGGCCATGGAGTGGGTCAACCTGTTCGCCCTCGCCGTAAATGAAGAAAACGCGGCTGGCGGACGCATGGTGACCGCGCCTACAAACGGGGCGGCGGGGATCATTCCGGCCGTGCTGCACTACTACATGAAATTCAACCCGGATGCGTCGGACGATGACGTCGTAGCGTTCTTTTTGGGCGCTGCGGCCGTAGGCATTCTCTGCAAGAAAAACGCCTCGATCTCTGGCGCCGAAGTCGGCTGCCAGGGTGAGGTCGGTTCCGCGTGCGCCATGGCCGCCGCAGGTTTGGCGGACGTGCTCGGCGCCACCCCGGAGCAACTGGAAAACGCCGCCGAAATCGGCTTGGAACACAACCTCGGCCTGACCTGCGATCCGGTCGGCGGCCTGGTGCAAGTGCCGTGCATCGAGCGCAACGCAATTGCTGCCGTGAAGGCAATCAACGCCACGCAAATGGCCCTGCGCGGCGACGGCAAACACTTCATTTCCCTGGACCGGGTGATCCGCACCATGCGCGATACCGGCGCCGACATGCACGACAAATACAAAGAAACTTCACGGGGCGGCCTGGCGGTGAGCTGGGTGGAGTGCTGA